The Mustela lutreola isolate mMusLut2 chromosome 3, mMusLut2.pri, whole genome shotgun sequence genome includes a region encoding these proteins:
- the GFUS gene encoding GDP-L-fucose synthase isoform X2 — protein sequence MAWARSPQTQDRRPNHVSARGAVNMSEPGGSVRVLVTGGSGLVGRAIQEVVADGAGLPGEDWVFVSSKDADLTDAAQTRALFEKVRPTHVIHLAAMVGGLFRNIKYNLDFWIHNGPPHSSNFGYSYAKRMIDVQNRAYFQQHGCTFTAVIPTNVFGPHDNFNIEDGHVLPGLIHKVHLAKSSGSALTVWGTGRPRRQFIYSRDLARLFVWVLREYNEVEPIILSVGEEDEVSIQEAAEAVVEAMDFHGEVTFDTTKSDGQFKKTASNRKLRTYLPNFRFTPFKQAVKETCAWFTQNYEQARK from the exons ATGGCATGGGCCAGGAGCCCCCAAACCCAAGATCGTCGGCCTAACCACGTGTCCGCTCGAG GTGCAGTCAACATGAGTGAGCCTGGAGGGTCAGTCCGAGTGCTAGTGACAGGGGGATCTGGGCTGGTGGGCAGAGCCATCCAAGAGGTGGTAGCAGATGGAGCTGGACTGCCTGGAGAGGACTGGGTGTTCGTCTCCTCCAAGGACGCGGATCTTAC GGACGCTGCACAGACCCGAGCCCTGTTTGAAAAGGTCCGGCCCACACATGTCATCCACCTTGCGGCAATGGTGGGGGGCCTGTTCCGGAATATCAAATACAACCTGGACTTCTGG ATCCACAATGGGCCGCCGCACAGCAGCAATTTTGGCTACTCCTATGCCAAGAGGATGATCGACGTGCAGAACAG GGCCTACTTCCAGCAGCATGGCTGCACTTTCACCGCTGTCATCCCCACTAACGTCTTTGGGCCCCACGACAACTTCAACATTGAGGACGGCCACGTGCTGCCCGGCCTCATCCACAAGGTGCACCTGGCCAAGA GCAGCGGCTCCGCCCTGACGGTCTGGGGCACCGGGAGGCCACGGAGGCAGTTCATCTACTCACGG GACCTGGCCCGGCTCTTTGTTTGGGTCCTGCGGGAGTACAATGAGGTGGAGCCCATCATCCTGTCAG TGGGCGAGGAGGATGAGGTCTCCATCCAGGAGGCAGCTGAAGCTGTGGTGGAGGCCATGGACTTCCATGGGGAGGTCACC TTTGATACAACCAAATCGGATGGGCAGTTTAAGAAGACGGCCAGTAACAGGAAGCTTCGGACCTACCTGCCCAACTTCCGGTTTACACCCTTCAAGCAGG CTGTGAAGGAGACCTGCGCCTGGTTCACCCAGAACTATGAGCAGGCCCGGAAGTGA
- the GFUS gene encoding GDP-L-fucose synthase isoform X1 produces MAWARSPQTQDRRPNHVSARGAVNMSEPGGSVRVLVTGGSGLVGRAIQEVVADGAGLPGEDWVFVSSKDADLTDAAQTRALFEKVRPTHVIHLAAMVGGLFRNIKYNLDFWRKNVHINDNVLHSAFEVGVRKVVSCLSTCIFPDKTTYPIDETMIHNGPPHSSNFGYSYAKRMIDVQNRAYFQQHGCTFTAVIPTNVFGPHDNFNIEDGHVLPGLIHKVHLAKSSGSALTVWGTGRPRRQFIYSRDLARLFVWVLREYNEVEPIILSVGEEDEVSIQEAAEAVVEAMDFHGEVTFDTTKSDGQFKKTASNRKLRTYLPNFRFTPFKQAVKETCAWFTQNYEQARK; encoded by the exons ATGGCATGGGCCAGGAGCCCCCAAACCCAAGATCGTCGGCCTAACCACGTGTCCGCTCGAG GTGCAGTCAACATGAGTGAGCCTGGAGGGTCAGTCCGAGTGCTAGTGACAGGGGGATCTGGGCTGGTGGGCAGAGCCATCCAAGAGGTGGTAGCAGATGGAGCTGGACTGCCTGGAGAGGACTGGGTGTTCGTCTCCTCCAAGGACGCGGATCTTAC GGACGCTGCACAGACCCGAGCCCTGTTTGAAAAGGTCCGGCCCACACATGTCATCCACCTTGCGGCAATGGTGGGGGGCCTGTTCCGGAATATCAAATACAACCTGGACTTCTGG AGGAAAAACGTGCACATCAACGACAACGTCCTGCACTCGGCCTTCGAGGTGGGCGTGCGTAAAGTGGTCTCCTGCCTGTCTACCTGTATCTTCCCGGACAAGACCACCTATCCTATCGACGAGACCATG ATCCACAATGGGCCGCCGCACAGCAGCAATTTTGGCTACTCCTATGCCAAGAGGATGATCGACGTGCAGAACAG GGCCTACTTCCAGCAGCATGGCTGCACTTTCACCGCTGTCATCCCCACTAACGTCTTTGGGCCCCACGACAACTTCAACATTGAGGACGGCCACGTGCTGCCCGGCCTCATCCACAAGGTGCACCTGGCCAAGA GCAGCGGCTCCGCCCTGACGGTCTGGGGCACCGGGAGGCCACGGAGGCAGTTCATCTACTCACGG GACCTGGCCCGGCTCTTTGTTTGGGTCCTGCGGGAGTACAATGAGGTGGAGCCCATCATCCTGTCAG TGGGCGAGGAGGATGAGGTCTCCATCCAGGAGGCAGCTGAAGCTGTGGTGGAGGCCATGGACTTCCATGGGGAGGTCACC TTTGATACAACCAAATCGGATGGGCAGTTTAAGAAGACGGCCAGTAACAGGAAGCTTCGGACCTACCTGCCCAACTTCCGGTTTACACCCTTCAAGCAGG CTGTGAAGGAGACCTGCGCCTGGTTCACCCAGAACTATGAGCAGGCCCGGAAGTGA
- the PYCR3 gene encoding pyrroline-5-carboxylate reductase 3 yields MAAAAAEAGAGPLRVGFVGAGRMAEAIAQGFIRAGKVEARHILASAPTDRNLCHFQALGCQTTHSNQEVLQNCLLVFFATKPHVLPTVLAEVAPLVTAEHILVSVAAGVSLSTLEELLPPTARVLRVSPNLPCMVQEGAMVMARGRHAGSSEAKLLQALLEACGQCEEVPEAHVDIHTGLSGSGVAFVCAFSEALAEGAIKMGMPGGLAHRIAAQTLLGTAKMLQQNGQHPAQLRTDVCTPGGTTIYGLHALEQGGLRAAAMSAVEAATCRARELSGK; encoded by the exons atggcggcggcggcggcggaggccgGGGCAGGCCCGCTTCGCGTGGGCTTCGTCGGCGCGGGACGTATGGCGGAGGCCATCGCGCAGGGCTTCATCCGCGCAG GGAAAGTGGAAGCTCGGCACATCCTGGCCAGCGCACCAACCGACAGGAACCTCTGCCACTTCCAG GCTCTGGGCTGCCAGACCACCCACTCCAACCAGGAGGTTCTGCAGAACTGCTTGCTGGTCTTCTTTGCTACCAAGCCCCATGTCCTGCCCACTGTCCTGGCAGAGGTGGCCCCTCTGGTAACGGCTGAGCACATCTTGGTGTCTGTGGCTGCCGGGGTCTCTCTGAGCACCTTGGAAGAG CTGCTGCCCCCGACGGCACGGGTGTTGCGGGTCTCACCCAACCTGCCCTGCATGGTTCAGGAAGGGGCCATGGTGATGGCCCGGGGCCGCCACGCTGGAAGCAGTGAGGCCAAGCTCCTGCAGGCCCTGCTGGAGGCCTGCGGGCAGTGCGAGGAGGTGCCTGAGGCCCATGTGGACATCCACACGGGCCTCAGTGGCAGCGGTGTCGCCTTC GTGTGTGCCTTCTCAGAGGCCCTGGCCGAGGGTGCCATCAAGATGGGTATGCCCGGCGGCCTGGCCCACCGCATCGCCGCTCAGACCCTGCTG GGGACAGCCAAGATGTTGCAGCAGAACGGGCAGCACCCAGCTCAGCTGCGGACAGACGTGTGCACGCCAGGCGGCACCACCATCTACGGGCTCCACGCCCTGGAGCAGGGTGGGCTGCGGGCCGCCGCCATGAGCGCCGTGGAGGCCGCCACCTGTCGGGCCAGGGAGCTCAGCGGGAAGTAG
- the GFUS gene encoding GDP-L-fucose synthase isoform X3 — MSEPGGSVRVLVTGGSGLVGRAIQEVVADGAGLPGEDWVFVSSKDADLTDAAQTRALFEKVRPTHVIHLAAMVGGLFRNIKYNLDFWRKNVHINDNVLHSAFEVGVRKVVSCLSTCIFPDKTTYPIDETMIHNGPPHSSNFGYSYAKRMIDVQNRAYFQQHGCTFTAVIPTNVFGPHDNFNIEDGHVLPGLIHKVHLAKSSGSALTVWGTGRPRRQFIYSRDLARLFVWVLREYNEVEPIILSVGEEDEVSIQEAAEAVVEAMDFHGEVTFDTTKSDGQFKKTASNRKLRTYLPNFRFTPFKQAVKETCAWFTQNYEQARK; from the exons ATGAGTGAGCCTGGAGGGTCAGTCCGAGTGCTAGTGACAGGGGGATCTGGGCTGGTGGGCAGAGCCATCCAAGAGGTGGTAGCAGATGGAGCTGGACTGCCTGGAGAGGACTGGGTGTTCGTCTCCTCCAAGGACGCGGATCTTAC GGACGCTGCACAGACCCGAGCCCTGTTTGAAAAGGTCCGGCCCACACATGTCATCCACCTTGCGGCAATGGTGGGGGGCCTGTTCCGGAATATCAAATACAACCTGGACTTCTGG AGGAAAAACGTGCACATCAACGACAACGTCCTGCACTCGGCCTTCGAGGTGGGCGTGCGTAAAGTGGTCTCCTGCCTGTCTACCTGTATCTTCCCGGACAAGACCACCTATCCTATCGACGAGACCATG ATCCACAATGGGCCGCCGCACAGCAGCAATTTTGGCTACTCCTATGCCAAGAGGATGATCGACGTGCAGAACAG GGCCTACTTCCAGCAGCATGGCTGCACTTTCACCGCTGTCATCCCCACTAACGTCTTTGGGCCCCACGACAACTTCAACATTGAGGACGGCCACGTGCTGCCCGGCCTCATCCACAAGGTGCACCTGGCCAAGA GCAGCGGCTCCGCCCTGACGGTCTGGGGCACCGGGAGGCCACGGAGGCAGTTCATCTACTCACGG GACCTGGCCCGGCTCTTTGTTTGGGTCCTGCGGGAGTACAATGAGGTGGAGCCCATCATCCTGTCAG TGGGCGAGGAGGATGAGGTCTCCATCCAGGAGGCAGCTGAAGCTGTGGTGGAGGCCATGGACTTCCATGGGGAGGTCACC TTTGATACAACCAAATCGGATGGGCAGTTTAAGAAGACGGCCAGTAACAGGAAGCTTCGGACCTACCTGCCCAACTTCCGGTTTACACCCTTCAAGCAGG CTGTGAAGGAGACCTGCGCCTGGTTCACCCAGAACTATGAGCAGGCCCGGAAGTGA